The sequence below is a genomic window from bacterium.
TTGGTCGGCGAGGTCGAACTGCCGGTGCCGGCGTTGGCCTCGGTGCGCAGCGGCGGGCGTCGCCGCTATGAACTGGCGCACGCCGGCGAGGATGTCCCCATCCTGACGCGCGCCAGCCGCATCGATGCCCTCGAACTGTTGGACTATGACCCGCCGCGCGCCGATCTGCGGGTGCGTTGCTCGAGCGGCACCTACATCCGATCACTGGCGGAAGCGATGGGGGAGAAGGCGGGCTGCGGGGCGTACCTGCATGCGTTGCGCCGCGAGGCCATCGGCACGTCGCGGGTTGAGGGCGCCTACGGTCTCGATTACCTGGCCGCGCGCGCGGCGCTCGGCGAGGAGCTGCCCGCCCCCGAGGCGATCGATGATTATCTTGCGTTGCCGGTGGTCGAGGTCGCCGCCGAAGCCGACAGGGTCATTCATCACGGCCAGCCATTGACCGGAGCGATGGTGACACGGGTGATCGGCGCGTTTGCCGCCGGCGCCGATCTGGCCATCAGTGTGGAAGGCTACGGCGTCGCCGCCATCGGCAGGGCGCTGCTGGATTCAAAAGCAATAGGTCCAATCGGACCCGTAGGTCCTATTCTTTCCTACCAATGCGTGCTCATTTGAACTCACCGATTCCCGAGCCACTGCGCATTCCGCTTTTGACGGATGCGGCAAAGGCGCGCCCGTCGTCGCTGCCGGTGGTCTGCGTCGGCACCTTCGATGGTGTCCATCGCGGCCACCAGCAGGCCATCGCCGTGGCACGCCGTCATGCCGACCGTTTACAGGCCCCGCTCTGGATTCTCAGTTTTCATCCGCATCCCCGCACCGTGGTCAACCCCGGCCATGCGCCGCGTCTGCTCACGCTGCCCGATGAACGCGCCGCGCTTTTCCAGCGCTATGGTGCCGATGGTGTGGTGATCCAACATTTCGATGCCGCCTTCGCGGCGCTGAGCGCCGATGAATTCTTCCGCGATGTCGTGGCCGGCGCCCTGCAGGCCAGGATGCTGGTCGCCGGCGCGGATTTCCGCTTCGGCAGAGGACGGCAGGGTGACAGCGAGTGGCTGCGCGGACGGAGCGGGCAACTTCCCGATGGAGTAGAGATTGTCGAACTGCTCGAAGATGTCCCCGGGCACAAGATCGGGTCCGCCGAAATACGTAACGCCTTGATGGACAATGCCTTTGATCGGGCCATTGAACTTCTCGGTCACCCCTACCCGGTGACCGGCGAAGTGGTGCCGGGCCTGAGAAAGGGGAGGGAGATCGGATATCCCACTTGGAATCTGGCCCTGCCGCAAGTTAAATTGCCACCGCCAGTTGGGGTGTATGCCGGGTGGACTTTCCGGCAAACGCCACGGCCGGGCATGGCGTATTATGGGTCTAACCCGACGTTCGGGGGGCAAGCACCGCGTTTGGAGATCAATATCCTCGCCGGTTCTGCGGAAGAGCGATCGCCTCGCCATCCGACCGAATGCTTCTGGTTAACCGAGTTCATCCGTCCGGAGGTGGCCTTTGCCGATCCGGCGGAGTTGATTCGCCAATTGGCTGACGACGAACGGACGGTTCGTCGACGGCTTGGGGTTTAAGCAACAAACACACTGTTCTCAGAGGGAGACAGCCAGTGCCCGTCACAAAGGAAAAGAAGCAAGCGATCGTGAAGGCCTACCGCCTCCACGATTCCGACACCGGTTCACCGGAAGTGCAGATCGCGCTGTTATCGGCGCGGATCAACGAGGTGACCACACATCTGGAGACCCACAAGACCGACTTTTCGTCGCGTCGCGGTCTTCTGAAACTCGTAGGACAGCGGCGGCGGTTGCTGAATTATCTGCGCGACACCGATATTGCGGCGTACCGCACGTTGCTGGACAATCTCAACCTGCGCAAGTAACCTTGCGCCATCGGGCGGGGGGGGATCGTCTCGTTTCAGCGCCGCGGCCGAAGTCCGCGACTCTGGCACGAGCCGTCCACCCCTCCTGAGCGGGTCGTCAGACCCGCGCGGCAGATCCCACCCGATGCAAACCGAAAGGACGTGTCCCACGGAGCGTGGGGCGCGTATCAGGTGTTCTACATGGAACGTATCCAGTTTGATCTGGGCGGCCGTCCGTTCTCGTTTGAGACCGGCCATGTCGCCCGGCAGGCCAACGGGGCCGTGCTGTGCCGTCATGGCGACACGGTGGTCCTGGCGGCGGTGGTCGCCTCCAAGGAAGGGATTCCCGATCGGGACTTCTTCCCGCTGACGGTCGACTATCGCGAGAAGGCCTACGCCGCCGGAAAGATTCCCGGCGGGTTCTTCAAGCGCGAGGGGCGCCCCACCGAAAAGGAGACCCTCTCGGCGCGCATGATCGACCGCCCGTTGCGGCCGCTCTTTCCCGAGGGGTACACCAACGAGGTCCAGGTCCACGTCAACGTGCTCTCTTCCGACCAGCAGAACGACGCCGACGTGCTCGGCATCTGCGCGGCGGCTTGTGCGCTGGCGATCTCCGATGTCCCGTTCGATCATCTGATCGCCGGGGTGCGGGTGGGCCGCGTGGACGGCAAGCTGGTCATCAATCCGACCGCGGCCGAGCTGGAGAATTCGGACATGAGTCTGGTGGTGGCCGGCACCGCGACCGACGTGATCATGGTCGAGGGCGGCTGCCTGGAAGTCTCCGAGGATGACCTCACCGAAGGGTTGCGCTTTGGTCTTACGCACATCGGCCAGATCGTGCGCGCGGTCGCCGAGCTGAAGGCCAAAGTCGGCAAGCCCAAGCGGCCGTTTACGCCGCCGGCGTTGGACGCCGAGCTCGATGCGGCGGTGCGTGAGCTGGCCGCCACGCGTGTCAGCGACGCCAACCAGATCACCGACAAGGCCGAGCGCGAGGACACGATCGCGCAGATCAAAGCCGATGTCCGCGCCGCGTTGGCCGAGCGCTTCCCCGAGAAGGAGAAAGCGATCGGCGGCGTGATCGATCAGATCGAGTACGAGGACCTGCGCCGGCGCATCCTCAACGAGGGACGCCGCGCCGATGGACGCAACCCCGATCAGATCCGGCCGATCTCGGCCGAGGTCTGCTTCCTGCCGCGCACGCATGGTTCGGCGCTGTTTACCCGCGGGCAGACT
It includes:
- the rpsO gene encoding 30S ribosomal protein S15, encoding MPVTKEKKQAIVKAYRLHDSDTGSPEVQIALLSARINEVTTHLETHKTDFSSRRGLLKLVGQRRRLLNYLRDTDIAAYRTLLDNLNLRK
- the ribF gene encoding riboflavin biosynthesis protein RibF, which encodes MVCVGTFDGVHRGHQQAIAVARRHADRLQAPLWILSFHPHPRTVVNPGHAPRLLTLPDERAALFQRYGADGVVIQHFDAAFAALSADEFFRDVVAGALQARMLVAGADFRFGRGRQGDSEWLRGRSGQLPDGVEIVELLEDVPGHKIGSAEIRNALMDNAFDRAIELLGHPYPVTGEVVPGLRKGREIGYPTWNLALPQVKLPPPVGVYAGWTFRQTPRPGMAYYGSNPTFGGQAPRLEINILAGSAEERSPRHPTECFWLTEFIRPEVAFADPAELIRQLADDERTVRRRLGV
- the truB gene encoding tRNA pseudouridine(55) synthase TruB is translated as MDEISGILPIDKPVGMTSHDVVDVVRGLYGIRRVGHTGTLDPAASGLLLLVVGRATRIAPWLSSQTKTYHAGVTFGATSDSGDTDGQVTSTGGAPPSAESLTNLCAALVGEVELPVPALASVRSGGRRRYELAHAGEDVPILTRASRIDALELLDYDPPRADLRVRCSSGTYIRSLAEAMGEKAGCGAYLHALRREAIGTSRVEGAYGLDYLAARAALGEELPAPEAIDDYLALPVVEVAAEADRVIHHGQPLTGAMVTRVIGAFAAGADLAISVEGYGVAAIGRALLDSKAIGPIGPVGPILSYQCVLI